In the genome of Bacteroidales bacterium, one region contains:
- a CDS encoding chorismate synthase: protein MNTFGQLFRISIFGESHGDVVGVTIDGVKPGMQLALNDFEADILRRKSGAKGTTPRIEDDKPQIISGLFNGFTTGAPLTIVFENKNAQSADYEYIRNTPRPSHADFVALKKFQGFNDYRGGGHFSGRLTLALVAAGVIAKKQIGDINIEAKLLSVGGSTDIEATIEQAIAANDSIGGIVECNATNIPIGLGEPFFNSVESVISHLVFSIPAVKGIEFGAGFAAAAMKGSQHNDPLIDISGKTETNHSGGISGGITNGNDLIFRVAVKPTPSIGKEQLTINMKTGKRESLKIGGRYDACIALRMPVIIEAITAIALCDLITIND, encoded by the coding sequence ATGAATACTTTCGGACAACTATTTAGAATTAGCATATTTGGCGAGTCGCACGGCGATGTCGTTGGAGTAACCATTGACGGAGTAAAACCCGGCATGCAGCTCGCTCTCAACGATTTTGAAGCTGATATTTTGCGCAGAAAATCGGGAGCAAAAGGCACTACGCCACGCATAGAAGATGACAAGCCTCAAATAATTTCAGGCTTATTTAACGGATTTACAACAGGTGCGCCACTAACCATAGTTTTTGAAAATAAAAATGCACAATCAGCTGACTATGAATATATTCGCAACACCCCACGCCCCAGTCATGCCGATTTTGTTGCACTTAAAAAATTTCAAGGCTTTAACGATTACCGTGGAGGAGGACACTTTTCCGGAAGACTTACATTAGCTTTGGTAGCAGCAGGAGTTATCGCCAAAAAACAGATTGGCGATATAAATATCGAAGCAAAACTGCTATCAGTTGGCGGAAGCACAGATATCGAAGCAACAATAGAGCAAGCTATAGCTGCTAACGACTCCATTGGCGGAATAGTCGAATGTAATGCAACCAATATCCCAATAGGTTTAGGCGAACCCTTTTTCAATTCGGTCGAGTCGGTAATCAGTCATCTCGTTTTTTCAATACCCGCAGTAAAGGGAATCGAGTTTGGAGCAGGATTTGCAGCTGCAGCAATGAAAGGCTCGCAACACAACGACCCACTTATAGATATATCCGGAAAAACAGAAACAAACCATTCAGGCGGAATTTCAGGCGGAATTACCAACGGCAACGACCTGATTTTCAGAGTAGCAGTAAAACCAACTCCAAGTATTGGCAAAGAGCAGTTAACCATAAATATGAAAACAGGAAAACGCGAAAGCCTTAAAATAGGCGGTCGTTATGATGCCTGTATCGCTTTGCGTATGCCTGTAATAATTGAGGCTATTACGGCAATTGCGCTTTGTGATTTAATAACGATAAATGATTAG
- a CDS encoding DUF58 domain-containing protein codes for MSNKFLTTAEQIESLSYLNSIDFFARQIVDGFISGIHKSPYHGFSVEFAEHRVYNQGESVRHIDWKLFGRTDKLFVKNYEAETNLRCQIVIDCSSSMFYPTDKTIHKAGYSALCAAAISHMLNRQRDAVGLTLFSDKVDEHFSPHLSNSHQKLIFSKLDDILRSKYNTETKTGTATADTLHQIAEVINKRSLVVLFTDMFTQTPVNKIYESLEHLRYNKNEVIIFHVTHKKTEQMFELDNRPYKLIDMETGESFKLNPAEYREYYLQQIKDKFDELKKRCLQYKIELVEADIDNPFSSVLSPWLVKRSKLF; via the coding sequence ATGAGCAATAAGTTTTTAACAACTGCCGAACAGATAGAATCTTTATCGTACCTGAATAGTATCGATTTTTTTGCGCGCCAGATAGTTGACGGCTTTATTTCGGGTATCCACAAAAGTCCGTATCACGGCTTTTCGGTTGAGTTTGCCGAACATAGGGTGTACAATCAGGGGGAATCTGTACGACATATTGACTGGAAACTTTTTGGCAGAACCGATAAGCTTTTTGTCAAAAACTACGAGGCTGAAACCAATTTGCGTTGCCAGATTGTGATAGATTGCAGCAGCTCAATGTTTTACCCCACGGATAAAACCATTCACAAGGCTGGATATTCAGCTCTTTGTGCGGCTGCTATTTCGCATATGCTTAATCGTCAGCGCGATGCTGTGGGGTTAACTCTTTTTTCAGATAAAGTTGATGAGCACTTTTCGCCACACCTTTCAAACAGTCATCAAAAACTGATATTCAGCAAATTAGATGATATTCTGCGGAGCAAATACAACACAGAAACCAAAACCGGAACGGCAACAGCCGACACACTACATCAAATAGCCGAGGTTATTAACAAACGTTCATTAGTTGTATTGTTTACCGATATGTTTACTCAAACGCCTGTTAATAAGATATATGAATCGTTAGAACATCTTAGGTATAATAAAAACGAAGTGATAATCTTTCACGTAACTCACAAAAAAACTGAACAGATGTTCGAGCTTGATAATCGCCCATATAAACTTATTGATATGGAAACGGGCGAAAGCTTTAAGTTGAACCCTGCCGAGTACCGCGAATACTATTTGCAACAGATTAAAGATAAGTTCGATGAGTTGAAAAAACGATGTTTACAATATAAAATTGAACTTGTTGAGGCTGATATAGATAATCCTTTTAGCAGTGTACTTTCTCCGTGGCTTGTGAAGCGAAGTAAACTGTTTTAG
- a CDS encoding PUR family DNA/RNA-binding protein: protein MEENKEYGRERDEIFSKAVRAGKRTYFFDVKSTRKNDYYLTITESKKRFDPDGGHSFEKHKLFLYKEDFEKFREGLDEVFNYIQENLSDETSEKPSAENSDDNFLNVDFEDLDK, encoded by the coding sequence ATGGAAGAGAATAAGGAGTACGGGCGAGAAAGGGACGAGATTTTCTCAAAAGCTGTTAGAGCAGGGAAAAGAACATACTTTTTTGATGTTAAATCGACACGCAAAAACGATTATTACTTAACTATCACAGAGAGTAAGAAACGATTTGATCCAGATGGCGGACACTCTTTCGAAAAGCACAAGCTTTTTCTTTACAAAGAAGATTTTGAAAAGTTCAGAGAGGGATTAGATGAAGTATTTAATTATATCCAAGAAAACCTTAGTGACGAGACTTCTGAAAAACCATCAGCAGAAAATAGCGACGATAATTTTTTAAACGTCGATTTTGAAGATCTCGACAAATAG
- the nfo gene encoding deoxyribonuclease IV, with protein MSEYYIGAHVSASGGVENAPLNAHSIGANAFALFTKNQRQWVAKPLEQSSISRFKEYCKQYNFDKNQILPHDSYLINLGHPKAENLNKSREAFIDEMVRCEQLGLKKLNFHPGSHLNEISEEESLKLVAESINIALKQTKGVTAVIENTAGQGTNLGYTFEHLALIIQNVEDKDRVGVCIDTCHAFTAGYDLLSPEGWDNTWSDFERIIGFDKLCGMHLNDTKKELGSRVDRHAPLGEGFLGLEPFKRIMRDSRFKDIPLILETPEDDRWESEIKLLRSFIK; from the coding sequence ATGTCTGAATATTATATTGGGGCTCATGTTAGCGCATCGGGAGGCGTTGAAAATGCACCACTTAATGCACACAGTATAGGAGCTAACGCTTTTGCTCTATTTACTAAAAATCAAAGACAGTGGGTTGCTAAACCCTTAGAACAAAGCAGTATTTCTAGGTTTAAAGAGTATTGCAAGCAATATAACTTCGACAAAAATCAGATTTTACCCCACGACAGTTATTTAATAAACCTGGGACATCCTAAAGCAGAAAATCTTAACAAGTCGCGTGAAGCATTTATTGATGAGATGGTTAGGTGCGAACAACTTGGGCTAAAAAAACTTAATTTCCACCCCGGCAGTCATTTGAACGAAATATCAGAGGAAGAGTCGTTAAAACTCGTAGCAGAGAGCATTAATATTGCTTTAAAGCAAACGAAAGGGGTAACGGCTGTTATAGAAAATACTGCGGGACAAGGAACAAACTTAGGCTATACGTTTGAACATCTTGCACTTATTATCCAAAACGTTGAGGATAAGGATAGGGTAGGAGTTTGCATTGATACGTGTCATGCCTTTACTGCCGGTTATGACCTGCTTAGTCCTGAGGGTTGGGATAATACGTGGAGTGATTTTGAGCGTATTATCGGGTTTGATAAGCTATGTGGAATGCACCTTAACGACACGAAAAAGGAGCTTGGCAGTCGCGTTGATAGACATGCCCCGTTAGGCGAAGGCTTTCTCGGTCTCGAACCGTTTAAACGAATTATGAGAGATAGTAGATTTAAAGATATACCTTTGATACTTGAAACCCCCGAAGATGACCGTTGGGAGAGCGAAATAAAACTGTTAAGGTCGTTTATTAAATAG
- a CDS encoding SDR family NAD(P)-dependent oxidoreductase, translating into MAKNLFKDKLCWISGASSGIGEALAIELSKQGAKLVLSSSRPEKLERVANECLNHTDYCKMLAFDLSQPAEVEKSAKEFLHLYGTPFLLIHNGGISQRSMISETSMELHRKIMEIDFFSYVAITKIVLPKMIEAKEGYIAATSSISGKFGFPMRSAYASAKHAIQGFFETLRIEMSEHNISVTVAYPGRVRTNISFNALKADGTPHGVLDPGQAGGISSEKCAKKYIKAISKKRAEVLIGGKELLMVHIKRFFPCLFFRIVKKIKPT; encoded by the coding sequence ATGGCAAAAAATCTATTTAAAGATAAACTGTGTTGGATATCTGGAGCTTCGTCTGGAATAGGAGAGGCATTGGCTATTGAGCTTTCAAAGCAAGGAGCCAAGTTAGTTTTGTCGTCAAGCAGACCCGAAAAATTGGAGAGAGTCGCTAACGAGTGTTTAAATCACACTGACTATTGTAAAATGCTCGCTTTTGACCTATCACAACCTGCTGAAGTTGAAAAATCGGCAAAAGAGTTTTTACACCTATACGGAACCCCGTTTCTTTTGATACATAACGGTGGGATAAGTCAACGTTCGATGATTTCAGAGACATCAATGGAGTTACACCGAAAAATAATGGAGATAGACTTTTTCTCTTATGTTGCGATAACTAAAATCGTACTCCCCAAAATGATTGAAGCAAAAGAGGGATATATTGCTGCAACAAGCAGTATATCAGGTAAATTCGGTTTCCCGATGCGTTCGGCGTATGCTTCGGCAAAACACGCAATACAAGGTTTTTTCGAAACATTGCGTATAGAGATGTCGGAGCATAATATCTCTGTTACAGTTGCTTATCCCGGTAGAGTTAGAACAAATATCTCTTTTAATGCACTAAAAGCCGACGGTACTCCTCACGGAGTTTTAGATCCGGGGCAGGCTGGAGGAATATCTTCCGAAAAATGTGCAAAAAAATATATCAAGGCAATATCAAAAAAGAGAGCTGAAGTGTTAATCGGTGGAAAAGAGCTACTTATGGTACATATAAAACGTTTTTTTCCTTGTCTCTTTTTCAGAATCGTTAAAAAAATCAAGCCAACGTAG